Proteins encoded together in one Scheffersomyces stipitis CBS 6054 chromosome 5, complete sequence window:
- the RIM9 gene encoding pH-response regulator protein palI/RIM9 — protein MYKTLLILWGVCCICLVIQLLPVISVPITSPSTNIYLSSYRNFTFGVFGICDATKGICSEPRIGYPSVNSTFYLMANDNDFDNNGVRLPSSVTYTISKLLIVHVIAFCFSCILTLIVLVLIFLQWLDDDIPIMSRIKRGFHIKSVEDEHVTQSFLKPPSRSDSEPTENAHQESASSRKKNRDITPWLDLMQAAAILSFLCNLLGFLSDILLFIPNLSYLGWLQLVPIIALAILTTMSCFIKRSIKSRKYLQSEQLYENDEMRMRKKIVGQSHGNDSDDGFYVYTNGFYSTQNKNSNDIRFTDTNSHQFALHNNNSSSHVGWVHHSYPNDNDSADEEISLNSSHGSEENIPLSNLNIRRDS, from the coding sequence ATGTACAAGACTCTCTTGATACTATGGGGAGTCTGCTGTATCTGTTTGGTGATACAGCTTCTCCCCGTGATCTCTGTTCCTATCACTCTGCCGTCTACAAATATCTATCTTTCCAGCTATAGAAACTTCACCTTTGGAGTCTTCGGAATCTGTGATGCTACCAAAGGCATTTGTTCTGAACCCAGGATTGGTTATCCTTCGGTCAACAGCACATTCTACCTCATGGCTAATGATAACGATTTCGACAACAACGGCGTACGACTCCCATCGTCCGTGACATATACCATTTCCAAGCTATTGATCGTGCATGTCATAGCCTTTTGTTTTTCATGTATTTTAACATTGATAGTACTCGTGttgatatttttgcaatGGCTCGATGACGATATACCGATAATGCTGCGGATAAAGCGGGGCTTCCATATTAAAAGTGTAGAAGACGAACATGTGACCCAGAGCTTCTTGAAACCTCCATCCAGAAGTGACAGTGAACCAACAGAAAACGCACACCAAGAGTCGGCTTCGTCTAGGAAAAAGAATAGAGACATAACTCCGTGGCTAGACTTGATGCAAGCGGCTGCTATATTGTCATTTTTGTGCAATTTGCTTGGATTTCTCTCGGATATCTTGCTATTCATTCCTAATCTCAGTTACCTAGGCTGGCTCCAGTTGGTACCCATTATCGCTCTTGCCATACTTACGACGATGTCGTGCTTCATCAAAAGATCAATAAAGTCTAGAAAGTACCTTCAGAGTGAGCAACTATACGAAAATGACGAAATGAGaatgagaaagaaaatcgTGGGCCAGTCTCATGGAAACGATAGTGATGATGGCTTCTATGTCTATACAAACGGTTTCTACAGCACCCAGAACAAAAACAGCAACGACATAAGATTTACAGACACTAATCTGCATCAGTTTGCATTACacaataataatagcaGCAGCCATGTTGGATGGGTACACCATTCGTATCCCAACGATAACGACTCAgcagacgaagaaatctCTCTTAATTCCAGTCACGGTTCGGAGGAAAACATTCCCCTCTCAAATCTTAATATCAGAAGAGACCTGTAA
- the MET22 gene encoding 3'(2')5'-bisphosphate nucleotidase (go_function inositol or phosphatidylinositol phosphatase activity), producing the protein MSSISAQHPYYKELEIATLAVKRASLLTKKLSDSIGVTQKSGTQTKDDKSPVTVGDYAAQAIINYAIQKNFPGDEIVGEEDSDTLREDTDESRKLSGRILEIIEDVQDNTSTYSDKIGTLENLQDIYESIDLGISQGGDKGRIWALDPIDGTKGFLRGDQFAVCLALIVDGEVVLGVIGCPNLPEIILSNEDMTGTVGGLYSAVKGVGSFYTALFDSDKFVPLSKQERIKMTTNTSPASIKVVEGVEKGHSSHSTQSKIKDILGFNREIVHRQTINLDSQVKYCVLAKGQADIYLRLPVSDTYREKIWDHAAGNILVYESGGQVGDISGAPLDFGKGRFLQSKGVIAGNTHIFPAVIKAVEQALN; encoded by the coding sequence atgtcGTCGATTTCTGCCCAGCACCCTTATTACAAGGAATTGGAGATTGCTACATTGGCAGTCAAGCGTGCCTCGTTGCTCACTAAGAAATTGAGCGATTCTATAGGCGTTACACAGAAATCTGGAACCCAGACAAAGGACGATAAATCGCCTGTAACTGTAGGAGATTATGCAGCTCAGGCTATTATCAACTATGCTATCCAAAAAAACTTTCCTGGTGACGAAATTGTCGGAGAGGAAGACTCAGACACTTTGAGAGAAGACACAGATGAATCTCGGAAGTTGTCGGGTCGCATTCTCGAGATCATCGAAGATGTCCAGGACAATACTTCTACCTATAGTGACAAGATTGGCACACTTGAGAACTTGCAAGATATTTATGAGAGCATAGACCTCGGTATTTCCCAAGGTGGAGATAAAGGTAGAATTTGGGCCCTTGATCCAATTGACGGCACCAAAGGATTCCTTAGAGGCGACCAGTTTGCAGTGTGTTTAGCTCTTATTGTAGATGGTGAGGTAGTATTGGGCGTTATTGGCTGTCCCAACTTGCCTGAGATTATCCTTTCCAACGAAGATATGACGGGTACTGTTGGAGGTTTGTACTCGGCCGTAAAGGGCGTTGGTTCGTTTTATACAGCCTTGTTTGACTCTGACAAGTTTGTTCCTTTGTCGAAGCAAGAGAGAATCAAAATGACCACTAACACTTCGCCAGCCAGTATTAAAGTAGTGGAAGGTGTAGAAAAGGGCCATTCTTCTCATTCAACGCAGTCAAAGATCAAAGACATCTTGGGTTTCAACCGTGAAATCGTTCATAGACAGACCATAAACTTGGATTCCCAAGTCAAATATTGTGTATTGGCTAAAGGACAGGCTGACATCTACTTGCGTTTACCAGTCAGTGATACCTATCGTGAAAAGATCTGGGACCATGCTGCTGGTAACATCTTGGTGTATGAAAGTGGTGGTCAAGTCGGTGATATCAGCGGTGCCCCTCTTGACTTTGGTAAGGGCAGATTCTTGCAATCCAAGGGTGTCATTGCTGGTAATACCCACATCTTCCCTGCTGTTATCAAAGCAGTAGAACAAGCCTTGAATTAA
- the DHR2 gene encoding ATP-dependent RNA helicase DHR2 (DEAH-box RNA helicase DHR2) (Helicase JA2) (go_function nucleic acid binding; helicase activity; ATP binding) gives MQLPYSGDGSAPASKKRKRKRNNKTKTKSDADAHLSQEHAVANENNFQIHSSNKKFKFDTEEKEDVINQKNNDSVEKGNFEHHEEEDEGEEIIEDAPEKEEQVEERIEDEEEDEDDEEENKIKTKNPRKNKDKKKHKKDVELAKKAEQLLEFRKELPVYQHKDEVIDYVTNNQVTVVIGETGSGKSTQIPQFLMPLNSKSIAVTQPRRVAAASLAARVSEEYGCQLGQEVGYQVRFSNITHPQKTKLKYLTDGMLLRELMIDSKLSKYSTIILDEAHERTVLTDLIMGFLKQLIVTKTRRDLKIIVMSATLNAELFSKFFGNAPILFIEGKMFPVSPFYLSDSSEDIVDTMVRSVIQINLAEQEGDILCFLPGQEEIDSCVTVLTQVAPLLPKQAPLLVPMALYAALSPAKQAKIFEKLPARRRKVILATNIAETSITVSGVKYVIDSGLRKVKVWKHQLGLSTLLTTPISQASARQRAGRAGRESAGKVYRLYSEKVFSDSLPKQQESEIMRNDVVMPILTLKKLGIDDLLNWSWLEHPGQDAILSALNTLYSLGALNDSGKITPLGYKMAVLPLQPQLSVVLLTAFEFGVLSAVIDIVSCLSVDNLVLNVGAANGELRDEVNYKRRQYCPLGIRHGDLIGLKEYFNYYQELSAAGNTGELKSWCKDLHLSYKGFKNVLKVRQQLKQYMITTIKQDDSIKREERDEQLKNLEAQLGIVNLNNTNDSDIEDELKKPLDVPAVLKSFLKGYITNTAVGMPDRSYRTFNTGQLISIHPSSNLFGKSNLDAIMYIEYVYTAKGYGRSCSAIELGWIQEVAPHILGASKINVHD, from the exons ATGCAACTCCCGTATTCTGGAGACGGTTCGGCTCCAGCTtcaaaaaagagaaagagaaagagaaataaTAAAACCAAGACAAAGTCTGATGCCGATGCTCATCTCAGTCAGGAACATGCAGTTGCAAATGAAaacaatttccagatcCACAGTagcaacaagaagttcaaatttgataccgaagaaaaggaagacgTGAtaaatcagaagaataacGATTCCGTCGAAAAAGGAAATTTTGAACATCACGAAGAGGAGGACGAGGGTGAAGAAattattgaagatgctccagaaaaagaagaacaagtagAAGAACgaatagaagatgaagaagaggatgaagatgatgaggAGGAGAATAAGatcaaaacaaaaaatCCCAGGAAGaacaaagacaagaaaaagcACAAAAAAGACGTTGAa TTGGCCAAAAAGGCTGAACAGTTGCTTGAGttcagaaaagaacttcCAGTTTACCAACACAAGGATGAGGTCATAGATTATGTCACCAACAACCAAGTCACTGTAGTAATTGGTGAAACTGGGTCAGGTAAATCTACCCAAATCCCCCAGTTCTTGATGCCTCTAAACAGTAAACTGATAGCTGTAACACAGCCACGTAGAGTTGCTGCTGCATCTTTGGCTGCGAGAGTCAGTGAAGAGTATGGATGTCAATTaggacaagaagttggttaCCAGGTCAGATTCTCTAATATCACTCATCCACAAaagacgaagttgaagtatcTCACCGATGGTATGCTTTTGCGAGAACTCATGATAGACAGCAAGTTGTCGAAGTATTCCACCATAATACTAGATGAAGCTCACGAAAGAACAGTATTGACAGATCTTATCATGGGATTCTTGAAACAACTTATTGTAACTAaaaccagaagagatttgaaaatcatAGTCATGTCGGCTACGTTAAATGCCGAGCTCTTCAGTAAGTTCTTCGGTAATGCCCCTATTCTCTTCATAGAAGGTAAAATGTTTCCTGTGTCTCCCTTCTATTTGTCTGACTCTTCTGAGGATATTGTGGATACCATGGTAAGGAGTGTTATTCAAATCAACTTAGCAGAACAAGAGGGAGATATTCTCTGTTTCTTACCGggccaagaagaaatcgataGCTGCGTCACCGTATTGACTCAGGTGGCACCATTGCTTCCAAAACAGGCACCATTGCTAGTACCAATGGCTCTCTACGCTGCTTTGTCTCCAGCCAAACAAGCTAAGATCTTCGAAAAGCTTCCTGcaagaaggagaaaagTTATTCTCGCTACCAATATTGCCGAAACTTCCATCACTGTCAGTGGTGTCAAATACGTTATAGACTCAGGATTGAGAAAAGTTAAAGTATGGAAACATCAATTGGGATTATCTACATTATTAACCACTCCAATTTCACAGGCTTCAGCAAGGCAAAGAGCTGGTAGAGCTGGTAGAGAATCTGCTGGTAAAGTCTACCGTCTTTATCTGGAGAAGGTATTTCTGGATCTGCTTCCTAAGCAGCAGGAATCGGAAATCATGAGAAATGACGTGGTGATGCCCATCTTGACATTAAAGAAGTTAGGAATagacgacttgttgaactggTCGTGGTTGGAGCATCCTGGCCAGGATGCTATCTTAAGTGCCTTGAATACTTTATATTCTCTTGGGGCTTTGAACGACAGCGGCAAGATTACACCTTTGGGATATAAGATGGCCGTTTTACCATTACAACCACAACTATCAGTAGTTCTCTTAACAGCTTTTGAGTTTGGTGTGTTGTCTGCTGTTATAGATATTGTATCGTGTCTTTCCGTGGACAACTTGGTATTAAATGTAGGAGCTGCAAATGGCGAATTACGAGACGAAGTCAACTACAAAAGACGCCAGTATTGTCCTCTTGGTATCCGACATGGTGATTTGATTGGTCTTAAAGAGTATTTCAATTACTACCAAGAACTATCTGCAGCAGGAAATACGGGAGAACTTAAGTCGTGGTGCAAAGATTTGCATTTGAGCTATAAGGGCTTCAAGAATGTTCTCAAAGTCAGACAACAGTTGAAACAATATATGATAACTACTATCAAACAAGATGATAGTATCAAGAGGGAAGAAAGAGACGaacagttgaagaacttagAAGCTCAGCTAGGCATAGtaaacttgaacaacacTAACGACAGCGACATTGAAgacgagttgaagaagccTTTGGATGTTCCAGCAGTTCTCAAGTCGTTCTTGAAGGGCTACATCACGAATACAGCTGTAGGAATGCCGGATAGATCGTATAGAACGTTCAACACAGGTCAACTCATAAGTATACATCCATCTTCCAACCTTTTTGGTAAGCTGAACTTGGACGCAATAATGTACATAGAGTACGTCTACACGGCTAAGGGGTACGGGAGAAGTTGTTCTGCCATTGAATTGGGTTGGATACAAGAAGTGGCACCGCATATTCTTGGAGCATCCAAGATCAACGTGCACGATTAG
- the MSY1 gene encoding tyrosyl-tRNA synthetase (Tyrosyl-tRNA synthetase, mitochondrial precursor (Tyrosine--tRNA ligase) (TyrRS)~go_function tRNA ligase activity; ATP binding~go_process tRNA aminoacylation for protein translation) — MLRGRIGVFVQCRSLSRLRATARPVSFGKSLRFNSSTIKSDVNIEQSKNSASQPASSNTEKIEAPVEEDTPDTITIVPALKELTGSANYQPDLDMPLVGHLQSRYLVESITDDALFDLTSPESTKKFKLYCGADPTAESLHLGNLLPLMVLLHFNLRGHDVVGLVGGATGAVGDPSGRTTERSQIEDKEREDNVSKIQKQLVTFLENGVAYAKSRNYPIAGEGRILTANNASWWSSIGMLEFLAKYGRHIRVSSMLARDSIQSRLKDQHGLGFNEFTYQILQAYDFWHMFREDGVNMQIGGNDQWGNITAGIDLISRLQRHFGKEGVEPQSAYGMTVPLLTSPTGEKFGKSAGNAVFIDEKYTTPYQMYQYFINSPDDMVAKLLKTLTLLPLSIIDGYILPKHESDPGLRIAQRILAREVVDLIHGEGVGEEMAYITSFLFPTPDQPFNDTVSADRLIQNFRRSGILVNLKFSEIENIDDLRMSSLLAQITNKSRREVKQLIKSGGIYMGLERDQFEDPEDVVLFDRDNHLIDGKLLLVRVGKQNYYVVEFS, encoded by the coding sequence ATGTTGAGGGGAAGAATCGGCGTATTTGTCCAGTGTCGTTCTTTGAGCAGACTTAGGGCGACCGCAAGGCCCGTTTCTTTTGGCAAACTGTTGAGGTTCAACTCTTCCACTATCAAATCAGATGTGaatattgaacaactgaaaaatagtgCTAGCCAgccagcttcttcaaatacaGAGAAGATAGAGGCTcctgttgaagaagacactCCTGATACCATCACCATTGTGCCTGCTCTTAAGGAATTGACCGGCTCAGCAAATTACCAGCCCGATTTAGATATGCCTCTTGTTGGCCATTTGCAATCACGGTATCTTGTAGAATCGATAACCGACGATGCTTTGTTCGACTTGACTCTGCCTGAAAgcaccaagaagttcaaattGTACTGTGGAGCCGATCCAACTGCCGAATCGCTTCATTTGGGTAATCTCTTGCCATTgatggttcttcttcatttcaacTTGCGTGGCCACGATGTAGTAGGACTTGTAGGAGGAGCTACTGGTGCTGTAGGAGATCCCAGTGGCAGAACTACAGAAAGATCCCAGATTGAAGATAAAGAGAGAGAAGATAATGTATccaagatccagaaacaaTTGGTGACGTTTTTGGAGAATGGTGTAGCCTATGCCAAATCGCGTAACTATCCTATAGCAGGAGAAGGAAGGATTTTAACGGCTAATAACGCCAGCTGGTGGCTGTCGATAGGCATGTTAGAGTTCCTTGCCAAGTATGGCAGACATATCCGTGTATCTTCAATGCTTGCGCGTGATTCAATTCAGTCTAGATTGAAGGACCAACATGGTTTAGGATTCAACGAGTTCACCTACCAGATCTTGCAAGCCTACGACTTTTGGCACATGTTCCGGGAAGATGGGGTCAACATGCAGATAGGTGGCAATGACCAGTGGGGTAATATTACCGCTGGTATCGACTTGATCTCACGGTTACAGAGAcattttggaaaagaaggtgTAGAGCCACAAAGTGCCTATGGTATGACTGTGCCGTTGTTGACTTCTCCCACGGGGGAAAAGTTTGGCAAATCGGCTGGGAATGCTGTTTTCATCGATGAAAAGTACACCACGCCGTACCAGATGTACCAATACTTCATCAACAGTCCAGACGATATGGTTGCAAAGTTGCTTAAAACGCTTACATTGTTGCCATTGAGTATTATAGACGGTTATATCTTGCCCAAACACGAATCCGATCCTGGTTTGAGAATTGCCCAGCGTATCTTGGCTCGTGAAGTTGTGGACTTGATCCATGGTGAGGGTGTCGGTGAAGAGATGGCCTACATCACCAGTTTCTTATTTCCTACACCCGATCAGCCATTCAACGATACTGTATCTGCAGATCGGTTGATCCAGAATTTTAGGAGATCGGGCATTTTggtgaacttgaagttttcGGAAATCGAGAACATCGACGACTTACGTATGAGCAGCTTGTTAGCCCAGATCACCAACAAGTCCCGTAGAGAAGTGAAgcagttgatcaagtcaGGAGGAATCTACATGGGTTTGGAGAGAGATCAGTTTGAGGATCCCGAAGATGTAGTATTGTTTGACCGTGATAACCACTTGATCGACGGCAAGTTACTTCTTGTCAGAGTGGGCAAGCAGAATTATTATGTTGTTGAGTTCAGTTAA